The DNA sequence AGTTTCAGCAGCTGATGGTGCTGGCTTACCTATAGCTGGTATGACAGCTCTCCAGGCCCTCACCCAATCTGCTGGGATCAAGCTTGACAGAAGGGGCCAGCAGGTAAGCATTCTAATCACTGCCGCCTCAAGTGGTGTGGGTCACTATGCGGTTCAGCTGGCAAAGCTTGGAAACACACATGTAACTGCCACTTGTGGGGCCCGCAACCTTGACTTTGTCAAGCACTTAGGGGCTGATGAGGTTCTCGACTACAAGACCCCAGATGGGGCAGCCCTGAAGAGCCCATCTGGTCGGAAGTACGATTTTGTGATCCACTGTGCAACAGGCATTCCTTGGTCAACTTTTGATCCCAATCTGAGTCCAAATGGAAAGGTCTTGAATATAGTTCCCAGCTCAAGTGGTCTACTGACTTTTGTTCTAAAGAAAGTCACCTTCTCCAAGAAGCAGCTTTTGCCGGTATTTGTAAATCTCAATGCTGAGAGCCTGGATGATCTTGTTAAGTTAGTGAAGGAAGGTAAACTTAAGACTGCAATTGACTCAAGGCATTCCCTGAGCAAGGCTGAAGATGCGTGGGCTAAGTGCGTTGAGGGCCATGCTACTGGGAAGATCATTGTGGAGCCTTGAGAGTGGATATAATATCCTGAGAGTTGTTAAATCTTATATGTACTTGATAGGGTTGTGTATCGATAAATAAAACCATGTATATGTGGTTGAATGGGGGTGTTTGGCCTGATATTGTCAAACATAAATGTAATGCAGATTGCTTAGTGTTTGCAGCTGTAATCTGTAGGCTTTGAAGAAGCCTTTTGTTTAAAA is a window from the Carya illinoinensis cultivar Pawnee chromosome 14, C.illinoinensisPawnee_v1, whole genome shotgun sequence genome containing:
- the LOC122294333 gene encoding chloroplast envelope quinone oxidoreductase homolog, giving the protein MAGKLMKAVQYFGYGGGAADLKHVEVPVPTPGKDELLLKLEATSLNAADWKIQKGNLRPFLPRRFPYIPGLDVAGEVVEVGAGVKSFKAGDKVIATLSFSYGGGLAEFALAKERLTVSRPPEVSAADGAGLPIAGMTALQALTQSAGIKLDRRGQQVSILITAASSGVGHYAVQLAKLGNTHVTATCGARNLDFVKHLGADEVLDYKTPDGAALKSPSGRKYDFVIHCATGIPWSTFDPNLSPNGKVLNIVPSSSGLLTFVLKKVTFSKKQLLPVFVNLNAESLDDLVKLVKEGKLKTAIDSRHSLSKAEDAWAKCVEGHATGKIIVEP